The nucleotide sequence CCAACGAAGGCGCGCAAGGCATGAACATTGGCCGCAACGTGGCCGTGCTCTCGGGCTTGGGTACTCACGTGGCGGGCATGACCCTCAATCGTTATTGCTCATCGGGCCTGCAAGCCATCGCCATTGCCGCCAACCAGGTGGCGTCGGGCTGCAGTGATGTGATCGTGGCCGGCGGTGTTGAGTCGATCACCATGACCCTAAAAAGCATGAACACGCAGAATCTGTTCAACCCGCGTTTGCAAAAAGAAGTGCCGGGCATCTATTACCCGATGGGGCAGACCGCCGAGATCGTTGCCCGTCGCTACAACGTCAGCCGCGAGGCGCAGGACGCCTACGCCCTGCAAAGCCAGCAGCGTACCGCTAAGGCGCAGGCCGATGGCTTATTCGACGATGAAATCGTGCCGATGCACGTCAAGTATCAGGTTGAGGACAAGGCCACCGGCGAGAAGAGCATCGTCGACGGCATCGTCGCCCATGACGATTGCAACCGTACTGACACCACGCTGGCAAGCCTGGCAGCGCTCAAGCCGGTGTTTGCCGACGACGGTTCCGTTACCGCCGGCAACGCTTCGCAGTTATCCGACGGCGCGTCGATGACGCTGGTGATGACCCTGGAAAAAGCCATTGAACTTGGCCTCAAGCCACTGGCGTTCTTCCGTGGTTTTGTCGCCGCTGGCTGTGAGCCAGATGAAATGGGCATTGGTCCGGTGTTCTCGGTGCCTAAGTTGCTCAAGGCCAAAGGTCTAAGCATCGCTGATATCGACCTGTGGGAGCTGAACGAGGCGTTTGCATCGCAGTGCTTGTATGCCCGCGACCGCTTGGAAATCGACAACGCTAAGTACAACGTCAATGGCGGCTCAATCTCCATCGGCCACCCATTCGGCATGACGGGCTCACGTCAGGTTGGCCATCTGGTGCGTGAACTGCAGCGGCGCAACCTGCGTTACGGCATCGTCACCATGTGCGTGGGCGGCGGCATGGGCGCCACCGGGTTGTTTGAAGCGGTGCGCTGATTTTTTGCTCAATTGCGCCAATCTTAACTAACCGGCGGCGCTTTGAAGGCGGCGCCTTGGCCTGTGTTTGGCTTTCAGTTCGTTGGCTAGGTTGAACGTCAGTAGCCAGCGTGCTGAAGGTTTACATTGTGCGAATGCATCACAGCGGCCGCTTTTTAGCTGCCTGACGGCGACCATTCACCAAATATATCGTGAGCAAGCGGCCTTGTGAGCCTATCCGACTTGCCGTTCCCATGGTTTGGACATGCCTTAAGGCGCATTCAGAGTAGGATCATCTCTTCGGTGTAACCGACAGAGTCCTCGCCCATGGTCAAATCCTCAACGCTGGCTGTCACGGCGGGTACTCAGCCATTGGCAGAGGGCAGCAAGCCGTTACGCAAAGCCACTGCTGCATTGAACAATCTGGCCCTGACGGACACCGTTGCGCCAGCCGATGGCACGTTTCCCATCGTCGGTGTGGGTGCCTCGGCAGGGGGGCTGGAGGCGCTTGAACTGTTCCTCGCTCATGTGCCACCCGCATGCGGCCTGGCCTTTGTCATCGTCCAGCACCTCGACCCGACCTGCAAGGGCTTCCTTGTTGAGCTGCTGCAACGCGTCACCGCTATGCCGGTGATGCAAATCACCGACCGCATGAAGGTAAAAGCTGATCACGTTTACGTGATTGCACCCAATACGGACCTGTCCATTCTGCATGGCGTGCTGCACCTGCTTGAGCCAGTTGCGCCGCGGGGTTTGCGTCTGCCCATCGATTATTTTTTTCGTTCGCTGGCGGCCGATCAACAGGAGCGTGCCATCGGCGTCATCCTCTCTGGTATGGGCTCGGATGGCACGCTGGGCCTGCGTGATATCAAGGAATGCGCAGGCTCAGTGTTTGTTCAAGATCCGCCGACAGCAAAGTTCGACAGCATGCCGCGCAGCGCTATCGCCGCGGGCTTAGCCGATGTGGTGGCCGCCGCTGAAGTGCTGCCGGGGAAGATCATGACCTACCTTCAGCACACCCCGTTATTGCTCGAACGCAGCGAAATTGATCGTATCGACTCAGATCAAAGCGGGCTAGAGAAGGTCGTGCTGCTGCTGCGTACGCAGACCGGTCAAGATTTTTCGCTCTACAAAAAGAGCACACTCTACCGTCGAATCGAACGGCGCATGGGCCTGCATCAACTCAATAACCTTACCGAATACGTGCGCTATCTACGTGAAACCCCCCAAGAGGGGGCGTTGCTGTTCAAGGAGTTGCTTATCGGGGTGACCAGCTTCTTTCGAGACCCAGAGGTGTGGGAGCAACTGAAGATGGAGGTCATACCGGCTCTGCTCGCCGCCAACCCTGAAGGCGGTGCGCTGCGCGCTTGGACCACCGCGTGCTCGACCGGCGAGGAAGCCTATTCGCTGGCCATCGTGTTTCGCGAAGCGCTGGAGCAAGCGCAGGCAGGTAAGCCAATAGCCGCTCGGCATACCTTACAAATATTTGCCACCGACCTCGATACTGACGCTATCGCCCGCGCCCGGAACGCCATTTACCCAGCCAACATCGCCGCTGATGTCTCAGAACAGCGCCTGCGCAGCTTCTTCGTGCAAGAGGAGCGTGGCTATCGCGTGAGTAAGGAAATCCGCGAAATGGTGGTATTCGCTCCGCAAAACCTGGTGATGGACCCGCCTTTCAGCAAACTCGACTTGGTCACGTGTCGTAACTTGCTGATTTATTTGGAAGCCGATCTGCAGAAAAAGCTGCTACCGCTATTCCACTACAGCCTCAAACCTGGTGGCATTTTGCTGCTCGGTACTTCGGAAACTATCGGACACGCTGACGATCTGTTTGCGCCGCTACTGCCCGGTAAAAATCGGATATACCGGCGACTGGGGAATAGTCTGCGCACCGGCGAGGTTGAATTCCCCATAGCACCGCGCGCCAGCCGTGCCAGCCGCGATATTTTCGTCAGTCATGGCGCCGAACGTGTTGACGCCTCACTCGCCCCCTTAGCGTCGCACGCGGCCCAGACTGCGCAGCAGGTCCAAGCGCAGACAGATGCGCTGTTGCAGAACTATGCCCCAGCGGCGGTGCTCACCAATGACCAGGGTGACATTGTGTATATCAGCGGTAGGATCGGTAAATACCTCGAGCCAGCCGCCGGTCATGCCAACCTGAGCATCTTCACCATGGCCCGCGAAGGTCTGGTTGGTCCCTTGTATCCCGCTTTCAGCAAGGCCCTGCGACAAACAGAGGCAATTACCTTAGAGCGGATAAAGGTAATCAGTAACGCAGGCACTCAGCATGTGGCAGTGACGATCCAGTATCTGCGGAGACCGATTGCGCTGAAAGGCATGGTATTGATCGTGTTTACCGATCTTCCCGTCGTCAAAGCGTCTGCAAAATCTGCCTTGGCCCGCGCTGGCGCTGGCACTGCGCCTGATGCCGAACTAGACGAGTTGCGTCAGGAATTGCAACGATACTGCGCGGAGGTGCAGGTCACCCGCGAAGAAATGCAGACCTTTCAGGAAGAACTCAAATCGACCAACGAGGAGCTACAAAGCACCAACGAGGAATTACAGAGTGCCAATGAGGAGCTGACAACATCCAGAGAAGAAATGCAGTCTCTGAACGAGGAGCTGCAAACCGTCAACTATGAGCTGAACGCCAAGGTAGAGGATCTGTCGTTGGCCAGCGACGACATGACAAACCTGCTCAACAGCACTGCCATCGCTACGCTGTTCCTCGATGGCAAACTCAAGGTGCGGCGCTTCACCACGCAAACTACCCAGATCATCCGGCTGATCCCCGCTGATGCCGGGCGACCAATTACCGACCTTGTTAGCGACTTGGATTATCCGCGGATGGCCGACGATGCACACCAAGTGCTGCGTACTCTGATTTTCTGTGAGCGCCAGGTTGTCAGCCATGATGGTCGTTGGTTTGCCGTACGCATCTTGCCTTACCTTACCCAGACTAAGCGCATTGACGGCGTGGTCATCACCTTCGTTGATATCAGCGTGACCAAGGCGCTAGAGGCCACGCTGCGTGAGGCGCTGGAAGTGTTGCAGGGTCGCTATGGTGAGCAGGCCAGTGAGCTGGATGAGGCAAAATTGCTGGAAAACGTATTGAACAAAGCGCGGACCCTGCTGGAGCAGCGGTTCAGTGCGCAAACCAGCGAATTAAAGCAGTCGCGGGCCGATCTAAAGACCGAAAAGGAACTGCGCGAGTGAAGGCCGGCTTGCGGGATAACACATCGACTGTCCATCGGTGCCATGTGCTCTTGTAAAGGGCTTTCCTGAGAGCTCTTCTACACTCATCCCGCAGGTATAAACTTCTTCCCCCGTAGCAGTCTTTCTGAGGTGAATGGAATGACCCAGGCTCCCCGTGGTAGTGCGCCTAGCAGCAAGGTGGTTGCCGCAGAACTGCGCGCGCGAGCCGAAGCGCCCCTGCCGGGCCATGTGCCGGCGGTCGAGGCTCAGCAGTCGGTACTTGATGCACAGAAGCTGGTGCACGAACTGCAAGTTCACCAGATCGAACTGCAACTGCAGAACGAGCAATTGCAAGCCGCCCGCAATGATGCCGAAGCGGCGTTAGTGCGCTACACGAATCTCTATGACTTCGCCCCGGCGGGCTACTTCACGCTGCGCGCCGATGGCACGATTATCAGAACTAATCTAGCCGGTGCCCGTCAACTTGGCATGGAGCGTGCCGTACTGACGGGTATGCGGTTTGTTCAATTCGTCACTCAGGTCAATTTGTGCGCTTTCAATGCCTTCCTGTTGAGGGTTTCCGCCGGTGATGTAGCGCAACGCTGCGAAGTCGAGGTGATGCGCCAAGACCAGACGCCACGTACGCTGCAGGTCGACGCCACCTTTGCCACCGACGAACAGGTTTATAACGTTGTGGTGTTGGACGTTACCGAGCGCAACGCCAACGAAGAGCAGCTGCAACTGGCGGCGCTGGTCTATCAGTCGCTTACCGAGGCGATCATGGTGTGCGATATCGACAACCGCATTGTTGCCATTAATGAGGCGTTCACCATCACGACGGGCTACAGCGCGGCAGAAGCGGTTGGCCAAACCCCCAAGTTGCTGAACTCAGGTCAGCAACCCGCCGGCTTTTATCGGGACATGTGGCTGACGCTGACGTCCACCGGTCGCTGGCAGGGCGAGCTTTACAATCGGCGTAAGAATGGTGAGATATACGCTGAATGGCTGAAGATCAGCACCATTTTCCACGCAGACGGCACACCGCTGCGGCGGGTGGGCATGTTCACCGACATCACCGAGAAAAAGCTCGCGGAATCGACTATTTGGCAGCAGGCCAATTACGATCTGCTGACCGGCTTACCCAACCGTAACTTGTTCCGTGATCGGCTGGAACAGGAGATCAAGCCCCTACGTGATCAGCTAATCCCTCTGGCGCTGCTGTTTATTGACCTCGATCACTTCAAAGAAATCAACGACGCCCTCGGCCACGATTGTGGTGATCAGTTGCTGGTTGAGGCGGCGCACCGCATCAGTGACTGTGTGCGCGAGGGGGATACCGTGGCACGCCTTGGCGGCGACGAATTCACCGTGATTTTGTCCGGAGTTGATAATGCTCTGCGTATTGAGCAGGTGGCGCAGATGATCGTGCAGGCGCTTGCACGGCCTTTTGCTTTGGGTGCTGAGATCAGCCATATCTCGGCTAGCATCGGCATCACGCTGTTTCCAGCCGATGCCACTGATAGCGAATCGCTGCTCAAACAAGCCGATCAGGCCATGTATCAGGCTAAGGCGCAGGGACGTAACCGCTGCAGCTATTTCACCGCGACCATGCAGCAGGTGGCGCAGGAGCGTATGCAGCTAAACAATGATCTGCACGGAGCACTAGCTGCCGGTCAGTTGATGGTTTACTACCAGCCGATTATTCGCCTGTCGACTCTGCGCTGCGTCAAGGCGGAGGCTTTGTTGCGCTGGCGTCACCCGCAACGCGGCATGGTCGGGCCGGCCGATTTTATCCCGTTGGCCGAGCAGAATGGCTTGATTGATGAGATTGGCTACTGGGTCTTTTGTCAGGCGGCCTCGCAGGTTAAGCAATGGCGCGATATGGGTGCGGCGTGCGTTCAGGTCAGTGTGAATAAATCGCCACGGCAGTTTTTCGATGCCGCTTTACAGCACGACTGGTTTGCGCATCTAGGCGAGCTCAACCTGCCGGCGGCGAGCATTTGCATCGAGATCACCGAGGGCCTTCTGCTCGACGCGAGCTCTATGGTCAAGGACAGCCTGTCGCGCGTTCACACAGCCGGTATGCAGATTTCGCTTGATGACTTTGGCACCGGTTACTCGGCGCTGTCCTACCTGAAGACGTTCCCCATCGACTACCTGAAAATCGACCAATCCTTTGTCCGCGATATGGTCAAGGACCCGACCGACCAAGCGATCGTAGAGGCCATTATCGTCATGGCGCACAAGCTTGATATGCAGGTGGTCGCAGAGGGTGTGGAAACCATCGAGCAACGCGATCTACTGATGGCCGCCGGATGCGACTTCGCGCAGGGGTACCTGTTCGCCCGGCCGCTGCCCCAAGATGATTTTCTGGCGTATTTGCAAAGCAACGGGGAGTAGAGTCGACCATGCAGCCGGCTGGCCCACAGCAGGTGGCGGCCAACTCAGCACGAGTTGGCTGCAGCACTTAAATAGGGCCGACCGTGTTTACTGGTTGCGGGCCTGCGCTTAGAACGTGCGGCTGTCGATGATCTCGCCAGCCGTAATCATCCGGCGAATATAAAAAGCAATTTCGCGTTCTGCATCCGTTCGGGTGAAGTAAGGCCCCTCCAGTGATCCCTCGCGGGTGGAGAAAAAGTACTGGCCGTTGACCGCGCTGACACGCTCGCTGCGATAGTGAGTGCCAGGGCTGTGATCGATGGTGCGTTGACCGAACATAGGTAAGCCTCCCGCAAAATGAAGTGCTGAGGTCAGTCTAAACCTCGCCTGATGATCCAGCCCACTTAACGATGGATGGTCATTTTGTCGACCGTTGCGGGAGTTTTTCAGGCTCTTTGCGATTTCTGCGTCAATCTTTTGGCCTGATACTGCCGGGTGAGCGGTACAGTTGCCCGGCATGCTGATGCCCCGCTGTAGCTGTGCTGGTTATAGCAGGCACCTTAAACTATCGTCTCGTCTCTTCAGCCAGCACTGGGCAATGGTTGCGGCGCTCACTGCGGAACCTGTATGCACATTTCTTCTGGTCGCTGGCTGTTTGGTTTGTTTCTGGCACTGACAACGGCAGTGCTGTGGGGCGTGCTGCCGATCAAGCTCAAGCAAGTGTTGCAGGTGATGGACCCGGTGACCGTGACTTGGTATCGCCTGCTGGTGTCCGGTTCGATTCTGCTGGCCTATCTGGCTGCCAGTAAACGCTTGCCGGCGTTTCGCCCGTTGGGCAAGAAAGGCGCGTGGTTGCTGATGCTGGCAATAGCCGGCTTGACGGCCAACTACGTGCTTTATCTGATCGGTCTTAAGCTGCTTAGCCCCGGCACCACGCAACTGGTGATTCAGGTTGCGCCGATTCTTTTGTTGGTCAGCAGTTTGTTTATCTTTCGTGAGCGTTTTAGCCTCGGCCAGGGCCTGGGTTTGTTGGTCTTGCTGATCGGTTTTGCCTTGTTCTTCAATCAGCGCCTAGATGAGTTGCTGACCTCGCTGACGGTTTACACCACCGGGGTGTTGACCATTTTGCTGGCGGCGTTTGTTTGGGCGTTTTATGGCTTGGCGCAAAAACAGCTGCTAACGGTGTGGAGCTCGCTGCAAGTGATGATGGTGATTTACCTGGCGTGCGCTGCGCTGCTGACGCCCTGGGCGCAGCCGTTGCAAGCGCTGACGTTAAGCCCGTTGCAAGGCTGGCTGCTGTTTGCCTGTTGCCTAAATACCCTAGTGGCCTATGGCGCCTTTGCTGAGGCATTGGCCCATTGGGAGGCTTCGCGGGTCAGCGCAGCGTTAGCCATCACCCCCCTGGTCACCTTTGCCTCGGTGGCCCTTGCTGCCAGCTGGTGGCCTGAGTATGTGCAACCAGAGCAGATCAATGCGTTGGCCTATGGCGGCGCGATGCTGGTGGTGCTGGGATCGGCACTGACTGCCTTAGGGCCTTCGCTCTTAACCGGCTGGCGCACCCGTAAGGCGCGCTTGGCCGCAGCCGCTTGAGGTTTAGCCGCTAAGGGCTGAAGGCTGAAGGCTTAAGGCTGAAGTTTAAGCACGGGATGTTTGCTTGCACAATTAGGCGCGCACACCCAGCGCTTCGGCGCGGCGTAACCAGCCTTGACGCTGCTCTTCAGAGGAAGGGCGCACTGGCGCGAATTCGGCCAAGCGTCGGGTCTTTATGCCGCTGAAACCAAGAATGGTGCGGGTCATCTGCCGATGCCCAGGGGCGCCATAAACCCAACGGTAATACCACGGCGGGGTGTCCATGGTCACCAGCAGGTCAGCGCTGCGCCCGCTCAACAGTTTGTCCCAGAGCGGCGAACGGTTGCGGTACTTGAAGGCGAAACCGGGCAGAAACGTGCGATCAAAGAAGCCTTTAAGTAACGCCGGAATACCACCCCACCAGACCGGATAAACAAACACTAAATGCTCGGCCCAATGAATTTGCCGTTGCGCTTCCAGCAGGTCGGGTTCCAGTTGTTGGCTGTGCTCATAGCCGTCGCGCAGCACCGGATCAAAGGTCATTTCGCCGAGTTTTAATAGGCGCACCACATGGCCTTTACTGCGCGCGTCTTGGGCATAAGCCTCACCTAAGGCATGACAGAAGCTGCTGTTTTTCGGGGTGCCGAGAATCATCAGGATGCGTTTGCCGTCGCCCTCAAGTGGTGTTGCACCGCTCTTTATCGTCTCACTCATGTTGGCCTGCCTTGAGCATGTTTTCTGGGCGCACCCACGCGTCGAATTGTTCATTGCTTACATAGCCCAACTGCAGCGCGGCTTCGCGCAGCGTGGTGCCATCGGCATACGCCTGTTTAGCAATTTGCGCGGCCTTGTCGTAGCCGATATGGGGGTTGAGCGCGGTCACCAGCATCAGGCCATGTTCAAGGTGCTCAGCCATTTTCGCCGCGTCCGGCTGCAGGCCCGCAATGCAGTGTTGCTGGAAGTTGTGGCAGCCGTCGGCCAGCAAGCGTATCGACTGCAGCAGGTTGTGAATGATCACCGGCTTAAACACGTTGAGCTGCAAATGCCCTTGGCTTGCGGCAAAACTGATGGTGCTGTCGTTACCCAGTACCTGGCAGGCCAGCATCGACAGCGCTTCGCATTGGGTTGGGTTGACCTTGCCTGGCATGATCGAGCTGCCCGGCTCGTTGGCCGGTAAACGCACTTCAGCAAAACCGGCGCGCGGGCCGGAGCTGAGCAAGCGCAAATCATTGGCCAGTTTCATCAGCGTCACCGCCAAGGTTTTCAGTGCGCCCGATAACGCCACCAAAGGCTCGTGGCCGGCAAGGGCGGCAAATTTGTTTGGCGCGCTGACCAGTGGCAAGCCGCTCAAGGCTGCCAACTCGGCGGCCATGGCTTCGGCAAAACCTTGCGGCGAGTTTAAGCCGGTGCCCACCGCCGTGCCGCCTTGAGCCAATTCGCAGACGGCGGGCAGGGCGGCGAGGATGGCTCGCTCGGCATACTCCAACTGCGCGACGAAGGCCGACAGCTCTTGGCCGAAGGTGATTGGGGTGGCATCCATCAGGTGCGTGCGCCCGGTTTTGACCAGGTGCGCATGGCGCATAGTGTGTTCCTGCAACCCATCGCGCAGTTCATGCAGAGCCGGCAGCAGTTGCAGTTGCAGCGCTTGCACCGTGGCGATGTGCATGGCGCTGGGGAAGCTGTCGTTGGAGCTTTGCGCACGATTAACATGATCATTAGGGTGCACCGGGGTTTTGCCGCCACGACCGTTGCCGGCCAGCTCATTGGCGCGCCCGGCAATTACCTCATTAACGTTCATATTGCTTTGCGTGCCGCTGCCGGTCTGCCAAACCACCAGTGGGAATTGTTCATCGTGCTGACCGGCCAGCACTTCATTG is from Pseudomonas sp. TMP9 and encodes:
- a CDS encoding DUF6316 family protein, encoding MFGQRTIDHSPGTHYRSERVSAVNGQYFFSTREGSLEGPYFTRTDAEREIAFYIRRMITAGEIIDSRTF
- a CDS encoding chemotaxis protein CheB; amino-acid sequence: MVKSSTLAVTAGTQPLAEGSKPLRKATAALNNLALTDTVAPADGTFPIVGVGASAGGLEALELFLAHVPPACGLAFVIVQHLDPTCKGFLVELLQRVTAMPVMQITDRMKVKADHVYVIAPNTDLSILHGVLHLLEPVAPRGLRLPIDYFFRSLAADQQERAIGVILSGMGSDGTLGLRDIKECAGSVFVQDPPTAKFDSMPRSAIAAGLADVVAAAEVLPGKIMTYLQHTPLLLERSEIDRIDSDQSGLEKVVLLLRTQTGQDFSLYKKSTLYRRIERRMGLHQLNNLTEYVRYLRETPQEGALLFKELLIGVTSFFRDPEVWEQLKMEVIPALLAANPEGGALRAWTTACSTGEEAYSLAIVFREALEQAQAGKPIAARHTLQIFATDLDTDAIARARNAIYPANIAADVSEQRLRSFFVQEERGYRVSKEIREMVVFAPQNLVMDPPFSKLDLVTCRNLLIYLEADLQKKLLPLFHYSLKPGGILLLGTSETIGHADDLFAPLLPGKNRIYRRLGNSLRTGEVEFPIAPRASRASRDIFVSHGAERVDASLAPLASHAAQTAQQVQAQTDALLQNYAPAAVLTNDQGDIVYISGRIGKYLEPAAGHANLSIFTMAREGLVGPLYPAFSKALRQTEAITLERIKVISNAGTQHVAVTIQYLRRPIALKGMVLIVFTDLPVVKASAKSALARAGAGTAPDAELDELRQELQRYCAEVQVTREEMQTFQEELKSTNEELQSTNEELQSANEELTTSREEMQSLNEELQTVNYELNAKVEDLSLASDDMTNLLNSTAIATLFLDGKLKVRRFTTQTTQIIRLIPADAGRPITDLVSDLDYPRMADDAHQVLRTLIFCERQVVSHDGRWFAVRILPYLTQTKRIDGVVITFVDISVTKALEATLREALEVLQGRYGEQASELDEAKLLENVLNKARTLLEQRFSAQTSELKQSRADLKTEKELRE
- a CDS encoding class II fumarate hydratase, which codes for MSRTETDSLGPIEVADEAYWGAQTQRSLVNFAIGEERMPLPVVHALALIKKAAARVNQRIGNLPDDLARLIEQAANEVLAGQHDEQFPLVVWQTGSGTQSNMNVNEVIAGRANELAGNGRGGKTPVHPNDHVNRAQSSNDSFPSAMHIATVQALQLQLLPALHELRDGLQEHTMRHAHLVKTGRTHLMDATPITFGQELSAFVAQLEYAERAILAALPAVCELAQGGTAVGTGLNSPQGFAEAMAAELAALSGLPLVSAPNKFAALAGHEPLVALSGALKTLAVTLMKLANDLRLLSSGPRAGFAEVRLPANEPGSSIMPGKVNPTQCEALSMLACQVLGNDSTISFAASQGHLQLNVFKPVIIHNLLQSIRLLADGCHNFQQHCIAGLQPDAAKMAEHLEHGLMLVTALNPHIGYDKAAQIAKQAYADGTTLREAALQLGYVSNEQFDAWVRPENMLKAGQHE
- a CDS encoding thiolase family protein, which encodes MREVVIVDSVRTGLAKSFRGKFNLTRPDDMAAHCVNALLARTGIDPALVDDCIVGAGSNEGAQGMNIGRNVAVLSGLGTHVAGMTLNRYCSSGLQAIAIAANQVASGCSDVIVAGGVESITMTLKSMNTQNLFNPRLQKEVPGIYYPMGQTAEIVARRYNVSREAQDAYALQSQQRTAKAQADGLFDDEIVPMHVKYQVEDKATGEKSIVDGIVAHDDCNRTDTTLASLAALKPVFADDGSVTAGNASQLSDGASMTLVMTLEKAIELGLKPLAFFRGFVAAGCEPDEMGIGPVFSVPKLLKAKGLSIADIDLWELNEAFASQCLYARDRLEIDNAKYNVNGGSISIGHPFGMTGSRQVGHLVRELQRRNLRYGIVTMCVGGGMGATGLFEAVR
- a CDS encoding NAD(P)H-dependent oxidoreductase — translated: MSETIKSGATPLEGDGKRILMILGTPKNSSFCHALGEAYAQDARSKGHVVRLLKLGEMTFDPVLRDGYEHSQQLEPDLLEAQRQIHWAEHLVFVYPVWWGGIPALLKGFFDRTFLPGFAFKYRNRSPLWDKLLSGRSADLLVTMDTPPWYYRWVYGAPGHRQMTRTILGFSGIKTRRLAEFAPVRPSSEEQRQGWLRRAEALGVRA
- a CDS encoding DMT family transporter, with product MHISSGRWLFGLFLALTTAVLWGVLPIKLKQVLQVMDPVTVTWYRLLVSGSILLAYLAASKRLPAFRPLGKKGAWLLMLAIAGLTANYVLYLIGLKLLSPGTTQLVIQVAPILLLVSSLFIFRERFSLGQGLGLLVLLIGFALFFNQRLDELLTSLTVYTTGVLTILLAAFVWAFYGLAQKQLLTVWSSLQVMMVIYLACAALLTPWAQPLQALTLSPLQGWLLFACCLNTLVAYGAFAEALAHWEASRVSAALAITPLVTFASVALAASWWPEYVQPEQINALAYGGAMLVVLGSALTALGPSLLTGWRTRKARLAAAA
- a CDS encoding EAL domain-containing protein, which codes for MTQAPRGSAPSSKVVAAELRARAEAPLPGHVPAVEAQQSVLDAQKLVHELQVHQIELQLQNEQLQAARNDAEAALVRYTNLYDFAPAGYFTLRADGTIIRTNLAGARQLGMERAVLTGMRFVQFVTQVNLCAFNAFLLRVSAGDVAQRCEVEVMRQDQTPRTLQVDATFATDEQVYNVVVLDVTERNANEEQLQLAALVYQSLTEAIMVCDIDNRIVAINEAFTITTGYSAAEAVGQTPKLLNSGQQPAGFYRDMWLTLTSTGRWQGELYNRRKNGEIYAEWLKISTIFHADGTPLRRVGMFTDITEKKLAESTIWQQANYDLLTGLPNRNLFRDRLEQEIKPLRDQLIPLALLFIDLDHFKEINDALGHDCGDQLLVEAAHRISDCVREGDTVARLGGDEFTVILSGVDNALRIEQVAQMIVQALARPFALGAEISHISASIGITLFPADATDSESLLKQADQAMYQAKAQGRNRCSYFTATMQQVAQERMQLNNDLHGALAAGQLMVYYQPIIRLSTLRCVKAEALLRWRHPQRGMVGPADFIPLAEQNGLIDEIGYWVFCQAASQVKQWRDMGAACVQVSVNKSPRQFFDAALQHDWFAHLGELNLPAASICIEITEGLLLDASSMVKDSLSRVHTAGMQISLDDFGTGYSALSYLKTFPIDYLKIDQSFVRDMVKDPTDQAIVEAIIVMAHKLDMQVVAEGVETIEQRDLLMAAGCDFAQGYLFARPLPQDDFLAYLQSNGE